The following proteins come from a genomic window of Polyangiaceae bacterium:
- a CDS encoding GNAT family N-acetyltransferase → MADTHVIESFDPGKPELDVWLKQSAAHAAGMRTARTFVWHGGDNAVVAYFSLAAHLVTRNTLPRKIARGSPDAIPAILLAKLALDRTLQGQGLGGELLWDALSRAVAASDIAAARVVVVDAIDEDAARFYGHYGFVAVPRNTCRLVQKTSDIAAALAASR, encoded by the coding sequence CTGGCCGACACCCACGTGATCGAGTCATTCGACCCGGGCAAGCCGGAGCTGGATGTGTGGCTCAAGCAGAGCGCGGCTCACGCCGCAGGCATGCGCACCGCCAGGACGTTCGTGTGGCATGGCGGTGACAACGCAGTCGTCGCGTACTTCAGTCTTGCCGCTCACCTGGTCACACGCAACACGTTGCCTCGGAAGATTGCGCGCGGATCGCCGGATGCCATTCCCGCTATCCTGCTTGCCAAGCTCGCGCTGGATCGCACACTACAAGGTCAAGGTCTGGGCGGCGAGTTGCTTTGGGACGCGCTGTCACGCGCCGTTGCCGCGAGCGACATCGCTGCGGCGCGCGTCGTTGTCGTCGACGCGATCGACGAAGACGCAGCTCGGTTCTACGGGCACTATGGTTTTGTTGCGGTGCCCCGCAATACCTGCCGTCTCGTCCAGAAGACGAGTGACATCGCTGCCGCACTAGCTGCGAGTCGGTAA
- a CDS encoding DUF1778 domain-containing protein — translation MAIRTERIELRAQPERARRIRYAAELRKQSVSTFMLDAASASAERVIAESAATVVPTEFFDKLWRALDAPPKPNRALVKLAASRRRVVQR, via the coding sequence ATGGCAATCCGCACAGAACGCATCGAGCTCCGGGCGCAGCCCGAACGCGCGCGCCGCATCCGCTACGCAGCCGAGTTGCGCAAGCAGTCGGTAAGCACGTTCATGCTGGATGCCGCCAGCGCTTCCGCTGAGCGGGTCATCGCCGAGAGCGCCGCGACCGTGGTGCCAACGGAATTCTTCGACAAACTCTGGAGGGCATTGGACGCACCTCCAAAGCCGAATCGTGCGCTGGTCAAGCTCGCAGCTTCGCGGCGTCGCGTCGTCCAGCGGTAA
- a CDS encoding AraC family transcriptional regulator ligand-binding domain-containing protein produces the protein MARPKEFPLEAAWLPLLSDFGVRPASLLRRAELPDDLFVRAGVSLSTEEYFRLWQALQVEVADPLFPLHLARVITAESFMPPLFAALCSPNLTVAAERLSSYKRLIAPMALDVASKRGELVLTLRWLDAKAIPPQSLIATELAIIVRLARIATREPVRPLSVVTANPPQPAAEYAKFFGVAVKRGKSHALTFSRADAERPFLTASEAMWKTFEPELRRRLAELDADATTAERVHAVLLESLPSGQTAMEAVARRLGMSKRTLQRRLGEEGTTFSQLLGRTREELARHYLVKTSLSCTEISFLLGFDEPSSFFRAFHEWTGRTPEAVRQLSAG, from the coding sequence ATGGCGCGCCCCAAGGAGTTTCCGCTCGAAGCGGCGTGGCTGCCGCTGCTGTCGGACTTCGGCGTGCGCCCGGCGAGCCTATTGCGCCGGGCGGAGCTCCCGGACGACCTCTTTGTGCGCGCCGGCGTGAGCCTGAGCACCGAAGAGTACTTCCGGCTCTGGCAGGCCTTGCAGGTGGAGGTCGCGGATCCGCTGTTCCCGCTTCACCTGGCTCGAGTGATCACCGCAGAGTCCTTCATGCCGCCGCTGTTCGCGGCGCTGTGCAGCCCAAACCTCACCGTCGCGGCCGAGCGCCTGTCCAGCTACAAGCGCTTGATCGCGCCGATGGCGCTGGACGTGGCGAGCAAGCGTGGCGAGCTCGTGCTCACGCTCCGTTGGCTGGATGCCAAGGCGATTCCGCCGCAGTCTTTGATTGCGACGGAGCTCGCCATCATCGTGAGGCTGGCACGCATCGCGACGCGGGAGCCCGTGCGCCCCCTTTCCGTCGTCACAGCGAACCCGCCCCAGCCTGCAGCGGAGTACGCGAAATTCTTCGGCGTGGCCGTGAAGCGCGGGAAGTCCCACGCCCTCACTTTCTCGCGCGCCGACGCCGAACGGCCGTTCCTCACGGCCAGCGAGGCCATGTGGAAGACCTTCGAGCCGGAGCTCCGGCGCCGGCTGGCGGAGCTCGACGCCGATGCCACCACCGCGGAGCGCGTGCACGCCGTGCTCTTGGAGTCGCTCCCCAGCGGGCAGACGGCCATGGAAGCGGTGGCGCGCCGGTTGGGCATGAGCAAGCGCACGCTCCAGCGGCGGCTGGGAGAAGAGGGTACGACCTTCAGCCAGCTGCTGGGCCGCACCCGCGAAGAGCTCGCTCGTCACTATCTGGTGAAGACGTCGCTGTCGTGCACGGAGATCTCGTTTCTTCTCGGCTTCGACGAGCCCAGCTCGTTCTTCCGCGCGTTCCACGAGTGGACCGGACGTACCCCCGAAGCGGTGCGCCAACTGAGTGCGGGCTGA
- a CDS encoding oxidoreductase, giving the protein MTTALVTGASSGMGKETAKQLLADGFTVYVAARRVDKMQDLAELGAIPLAMDITKDDDIVRVVERITAEHGGVDVLVNNAGFGMYGAMEDTSIDDARYQFEVNLFGLARLTQLVLPHMREERSGKIVNVSSMGGKIYTPLGAWYHATKHALEGWSDCLRLELAPFGIDVIIIEPGIIFTEFGDVMTGPMLERSGSTAYGELARKVAEATRKSYQESGASPPSLIAKLISKALAKKRPRTRYAAGKLAKPLIAARKWLGDRSFDKAVMSQL; this is encoded by the coding sequence ATGACCACCGCACTCGTCACCGGCGCGTCGTCCGGCATGGGCAAGGAAACCGCGAAGCAACTGTTGGCGGACGGCTTCACCGTGTACGTAGCGGCGCGGCGCGTCGACAAGATGCAAGACCTCGCCGAGCTCGGCGCCATCCCGCTGGCGATGGACATCACCAAGGACGACGACATCGTCCGAGTGGTGGAGCGCATCACGGCGGAGCACGGCGGCGTGGACGTGCTGGTGAACAACGCCGGCTTCGGCATGTACGGCGCGATGGAAGATACGTCCATTGACGACGCGCGCTACCAGTTCGAGGTGAACCTGTTCGGCCTGGCACGCCTCACGCAGCTGGTGCTGCCGCACATGCGTGAAGAGCGGAGCGGGAAGATCGTGAACGTCTCTTCGATGGGCGGAAAGATCTACACGCCCCTCGGCGCTTGGTACCACGCCACCAAGCACGCGCTGGAGGGCTGGTCGGATTGTTTGCGGCTGGAGCTCGCGCCCTTTGGCATCGACGTGATCATCATCGAGCCCGGCATCATCTTCACCGAGTTCGGCGACGTGATGACCGGGCCGATGCTGGAGCGCTCGGGTAGCACCGCCTACGGTGAGCTCGCCCGCAAGGTCGCGGAAGCCACCAGAAAGAGCTACCAGGAGAGCGGCGCCTCACCGCCGTCGCTCATCGCCAAGCTGATTTCCAAGGCGCTGGCCAAAAAGCGCCCGCGCACGCGCTACGCCGCCGGCAAGCTGGCCAAACCGCTGATCGCGGCGCGCAAGTGGCTTGGGGATCGCTCCTTCGACAAGGCCGTGATGAGTCAGCTGTGA
- a CDS encoding M20/M25/M40 family metallo-hydrolase, whose product MSLDEKVAKLAAEYRSLGAKILAEVVRIPADHVKTDPSSGLSNHEGPRLEYLKKTIVEIGAVRRPEDVFFDDFGNLVWTLEDESDGIPRSEKRVIYLDGHSDTVRALRDQWTQKIGGGIDAYDGLVDPQKVDRAFLQRELGWLPPEDEWQHLLFGRGSADQLSGVVSQVVASKILLELAAEGSLRGAIVRSYATASEEDNDGGGPMFVTRKLLPGAAPELVPDVVILTEGTGDSKKGALGIYRGQRGRMQIEVEVTGRSCHGSMPWEGLNPLEYAGAILTEAAQAYEARQGFLDDPFLGHGTRTASWAELQTPSDCAVPDRFTFRFDRRLTIGETPERAVADVEALSAVKAARDAGLSVDIRVPTYDKPTWRGFTLNNPQIYMGWVTPEDHPAIQTAVKVYQQVIAPNVQSSGPGGSIKKEARVDRWIFSTDGVGFPVKTSDESISVPEKKAWVVAGEYKHPAMFGLGPGIEQNTHKIGECVDLRELVHAIAFLARFPSAYVAAT is encoded by the coding sequence ATGTCTTTGGACGAAAAGGTCGCCAAGCTAGCTGCTGAATACCGTTCCCTGGGAGCGAAGATCCTTGCGGAAGTGGTGAGAATTCCCGCGGATCACGTGAAGACGGATCCTTCTTCGGGCCTGTCGAACCACGAAGGTCCGCGCCTCGAGTACTTGAAGAAGACGATCGTGGAGATCGGCGCCGTGCGGCGGCCGGAGGACGTGTTCTTCGACGACTTCGGCAACCTGGTGTGGACCCTGGAGGACGAGAGCGACGGCATCCCCCGTTCGGAGAAGCGCGTCATCTACCTGGACGGCCACTCCGACACCGTGCGTGCCCTCCGCGACCAGTGGACGCAGAAGATCGGCGGCGGCATCGACGCCTACGATGGTCTCGTGGACCCCCAGAAGGTGGACCGCGCCTTCTTGCAGCGAGAGCTCGGCTGGCTGCCGCCGGAAGACGAGTGGCAACATCTGCTGTTCGGTCGGGGCAGCGCGGATCAACTCTCCGGTGTGGTCTCCCAGGTGGTCGCTTCCAAGATCTTGTTGGAGCTCGCGGCGGAGGGCTCGCTCCGCGGTGCCATCGTCCGCAGCTACGCCACCGCGTCGGAAGAAGACAACGACGGTGGCGGCCCCATGTTCGTCACCCGGAAGCTGCTCCCGGGCGCGGCGCCGGAGCTGGTTCCGGACGTGGTGATCCTCACGGAAGGCACGGGGGACTCCAAGAAGGGCGCTCTCGGCATCTACCGCGGTCAGCGCGGCCGCATGCAGATCGAGGTGGAGGTCACGGGGCGTTCCTGCCACGGATCCATGCCCTGGGAGGGGCTGAATCCCCTGGAATACGCTGGTGCCATCCTCACGGAAGCGGCGCAGGCGTACGAGGCGCGCCAGGGCTTCTTGGACGATCCGTTCCTCGGCCACGGTACGCGCACCGCCAGCTGGGCCGAGCTGCAAACGCCCAGCGATTGCGCCGTACCGGATCGCTTCACCTTCCGCTTCGATCGCCGCCTCACCATCGGCGAGACCCCGGAACGCGCCGTGGCGGACGTGGAAGCTCTCTCCGCCGTGAAGGCCGCGCGGGACGCGGGCCTGTCCGTCGACATTCGCGTGCCCACCTACGACAAGCCCACCTGGCGCGGCTTCACCCTGAACAATCCGCAGATCTACATGGGTTGGGTCACGCCGGAAGACCATCCCGCCATCCAGACCGCAGTGAAGGTGTACCAGCAGGTGATCGCGCCCAATGTGCAGAGCTCGGGGCCCGGCGGCAGCATCAAGAAAGAGGCCCGGGTGGATCGTTGGATTTTCTCCACGGACGGCGTCGGCTTCCCGGTAAAGACCAGTGACGAGAGCATCTCCGTGCCGGAGAAGAAGGCGTGGGTCGTCGCCGGGGAGTACAAGCACCCGGCGATGTTCGGCCTCGGTCCCGGCATCGAGCAGAACACGCACAAGATCGGCGAGTGCGTCGACCTGCGGGAGCTGGTGCACGCCATCGCGTTCCTGGCGCGCTTCCCCAGCGCGTACGTGGCTGCGACGTGA
- a CDS encoding knotted carbamoyltransferase YgeW, which yields MIDPKVLSRLFGKSLLVTQDWPTDEVNALLGVASAFQKLDRAGKRAALCPHELAYAMFFDNSTRTKSAWAGAAARLGMHPVIVDGSSTQVAHGETASETGAMLGMNAHALGVRHDLILGEGNAFMRDVKRGIDDYLAATDDRRKVPIVNLQCDVDHPTQSLADLSWIRENFPEGLSGKKIAVSWAYSPSYAKPLSVPQGLIMLLTRYGAQVTLAHPEGYSLMDQPLADAKKNASESGGSFRVTHSMAEAFEGADVVYPKSWGPYDLMLERVAANRDKDKSKMADIEKAALSRNAGHKDWICDEAKMAKTAKGDALYMHCLPADIGAEVSPGVMQKHVVNVAREANWKVYVIMALLASAKVENLADKLEQLAK from the coding sequence GTGATCGATCCCAAAGTACTGTCGCGCCTGTTCGGCAAGAGCCTGCTCGTCACCCAAGACTGGCCCACGGACGAGGTGAACGCGCTGCTGGGCGTGGCGTCCGCGTTCCAGAAGCTGGACCGCGCCGGCAAACGCGCGGCGCTGTGCCCCCACGAGCTGGCCTACGCGATGTTCTTCGACAACTCCACGCGCACCAAGAGCGCCTGGGCCGGCGCCGCCGCGCGCCTCGGCATGCATCCGGTGATCGTGGACGGCTCGTCCACCCAGGTGGCCCACGGAGAGACGGCCAGCGAGACGGGCGCCATGTTGGGCATGAACGCTCACGCCCTGGGCGTGCGCCACGATCTGATCTTGGGCGAAGGCAACGCCTTCATGCGCGACGTGAAGCGCGGCATCGACGACTACCTCGCCGCCACGGACGACCGCCGCAAGGTGCCCATCGTGAACCTGCAGTGCGACGTGGACCACCCGACCCAAAGCTTGGCGGATCTGTCGTGGATCCGCGAAAACTTCCCGGAAGGCCTGTCCGGCAAGAAGATCGCCGTCAGCTGGGCCTATTCGCCCAGCTACGCCAAACCCCTGAGCGTGCCGCAAGGCCTCATCATGCTGCTCACTCGCTACGGCGCGCAGGTCACCCTGGCGCATCCGGAAGGCTATTCCTTGATGGATCAGCCGCTGGCCGACGCCAAGAAGAACGCCAGCGAGTCCGGCGGCAGCTTCCGTGTCACGCACTCCATGGCGGAGGCCTTCGAGGGCGCGGACGTGGTGTACCCCAAGAGCTGGGGCCCCTACGACCTGATGCTGGAGCGGGTGGCCGCCAATCGCGACAAGGACAAGTCGAAGATGGCGGACATCGAGAAGGCCGCTCTGTCGCGCAACGCCGGCCACAAGGACTGGATCTGCGACGAGGCCAAGATGGCGAAGACCGCAAAGGGAGATGCCCTGTACATGCATTGCCTGCCCGCGGACATCGGCGCCGAGGTCTCCCCCGGCGTGATGCAGAAGCACGTGGTGAACGTGGCCCGCGAGGCGAACTGGAAGGTGTACGTGATCATGGCGCTGCTCGCCTCGGCCAAGGTGGAAAACCTCGCCGACAAGCTCGAGCAGCTGGCGAAGTGA
- a CDS encoding carbamate kinase, with protein MSELVVVAMGGNSLLDPALPPTVENQFAVTARAVVPIAELAERGVQLVLTHGNGPQVGFMQLRSELAKSQVHEVPLDSLVADSQGAIGYMIQRDLREELVRRGAEPEVVTVVTEVLVDHEDRAFSEPTKPIGKFYSEEEARHFEAERGWAMVEDSHRGWRRVVASPSPVEIVQLMTIRRLAETGATVVCCGGGGIPVVRRADGHIDGLEAVIDKDRTSALLGVALGAQRMFITTGVDAIYRDFLTEKRTALRETTPAELQALADSGQFPPGSMGPKVEAALYFLERGGKEVVICKPEDLARAFEGRAGTRIVKEH; from the coding sequence GTGAGCGAATTGGTCGTCGTGGCCATGGGGGGAAACTCGCTGCTGGATCCGGCGTTGCCACCGACCGTCGAGAACCAGTTCGCGGTGACGGCGCGCGCGGTGGTGCCCATTGCCGAGCTCGCGGAGCGCGGCGTGCAGTTGGTGCTCACCCACGGCAACGGGCCTCAGGTCGGCTTCATGCAGCTGCGCTCGGAGCTCGCCAAGTCCCAGGTGCACGAGGTGCCCTTGGACTCCTTGGTGGCGGACTCGCAGGGCGCCATCGGCTACATGATCCAGCGGGACTTGCGTGAAGAGCTGGTCCGGCGTGGCGCAGAGCCGGAGGTCGTCACCGTGGTCACCGAGGTGCTCGTGGATCACGAGGACCGCGCATTTTCCGAACCGACCAAGCCGATCGGCAAGTTCTACTCCGAGGAGGAAGCGCGGCACTTCGAGGCGGAGCGCGGCTGGGCCATGGTGGAGGACTCGCATCGCGGCTGGCGGCGCGTCGTCGCGTCCCCGTCGCCGGTGGAGATCGTGCAGCTGATGACGATTCGGCGCCTCGCCGAGACGGGAGCCACGGTGGTGTGCTGCGGCGGCGGCGGGATCCCGGTGGTGCGCCGGGCGGACGGTCACATCGACGGACTCGAAGCGGTGATCGACAAGGACCGGACCAGCGCCCTTTTGGGTGTGGCCTTGGGCGCCCAGCGCATGTTCATCACCACGGGCGTGGACGCCATTTATCGCGACTTCTTGACGGAAAAGCGCACGGCCCTGCGAGAGACCACGCCCGCGGAGCTTCAAGCGCTGGCCGACAGCGGCCAGTTCCCGCCGGGCAGCATGGGGCCCAAAGTGGAGGCTGCCCTCTACTTCCTGGAGCGCGGCGGCAAGGAAGTCGTGATCTGCAAGCCGGAAGATCTCGCGCGCGCGTTCGAAGGACGCGCTGGAACTCGCATCGTGAAGGAGCATTGA
- a CDS encoding NAD(P)-binding domain-containing protein: MKISVLGTGMVGQSIASKLVALGHDVMMGSRSRDNDKGQAWVKSTKARASLGTFADSAAFGELVFNCTQGGATLAALEAAGKQNLSGKVLVDIANPLDFSKGMPPTLSVFNDDSLGEQVQRAYPETKVVKALNTINCEVMVDPARIPGDHDVFVSGNDADAKKQVQQILTEWFGWKRVIDLGDITTARGTESYLPLWLRLWGALGTPDFNVHIVKKDA; this comes from the coding sequence ATGAAGATCTCGGTTTTGGGCACGGGCATGGTGGGTCAGTCGATCGCGAGCAAGCTGGTGGCGCTCGGACACGACGTGATGATGGGCTCCCGCAGCAGGGACAACGACAAGGGTCAGGCCTGGGTCAAGAGCACGAAGGCGCGGGCCAGCCTCGGCACCTTCGCGGACAGCGCCGCCTTCGGCGAGCTCGTGTTCAACTGCACCCAGGGCGGCGCCACCCTGGCCGCGCTGGAAGCGGCCGGGAAGCAGAACCTCTCCGGCAAAGTCCTGGTAGACATCGCGAACCCGCTCGATTTCTCCAAGGGCATGCCACCCACCTTGAGCGTGTTCAACGACGACTCCTTGGGCGAGCAAGTCCAGCGCGCCTATCCGGAAACCAAGGTGGTCAAGGCGCTGAACACGATCAACTGCGAGGTCATGGTGGATCCCGCGCGCATTCCGGGGGATCACGACGTGTTCGTCAGCGGCAACGACGCCGACGCAAAGAAGCAGGTCCAGCAGATCCTCACCGAGTGGTTCGGTTGGAAGCGCGTGATTGATCTGGGCGACATCACGACGGCGCGCGGTACGGAGTCGTACTTGCCGCTCTGGCTCCGGCTGTGGGGCGCCCTGGGCACTCCGGACTTCAACGTCCACATCGTGAAGAAGGACGCCTGA
- a CDS encoding LysR family transcriptional regulator codes for MASLSAVEAFVAVAERRSFSKAARALGLSPAAVSRSVKRLEAELGTELVHRTTRSVELSREGLAFHRRARIALEELRLAAGELSQSRREVSGTVTLSASLVLGRVLAAELPRLLDLHPKLRVELELSDSYRRLVDDRVDVAVRVGVVDAEGLVAKKLSRLRWLTVASPAYLARFGIPEQPEDLETHRCLVFRGPRGRVTPWSFAEPNGSLALAGALAIDQGELLVDLALAGAGVCQVFDFMVRPHVESGALVELFPGRSAQGPLLSALCLPGQRRNAKVRALFDFFGACFRERL; via the coding sequence ATGGCGTCTCTTTCGGCGGTGGAGGCCTTCGTGGCGGTGGCAGAACGGCGGAGCTTCTCCAAGGCGGCGCGGGCCCTCGGGCTGTCCCCAGCGGCGGTGAGCCGCTCGGTGAAGCGCCTGGAAGCGGAGCTCGGAACGGAGCTGGTTCATCGCACCACGCGCAGCGTGGAGCTCAGTCGCGAAGGGCTAGCCTTTCACCGTCGCGCGCGCATCGCCCTGGAAGAGCTGCGACTCGCCGCCGGAGAGCTTTCGCAGTCGCGGCGAGAGGTTTCCGGGACGGTGACGCTTTCTGCGTCGCTGGTGCTCGGGCGCGTGCTGGCGGCGGAGCTTCCGCGGCTGCTCGACCTGCATCCGAAGCTCCGTGTGGAGCTCGAGCTCAGCGACAGTTACCGCCGCCTGGTGGACGACCGCGTGGACGTGGCCGTGCGCGTCGGTGTGGTGGACGCCGAAGGTCTCGTCGCGAAGAAGCTCTCGCGCCTCCGTTGGTTGACGGTCGCGTCGCCGGCGTACCTCGCGCGCTTCGGCATCCCGGAGCAGCCGGAAGACCTCGAGACCCACCGCTGCTTGGTCTTCCGCGGGCCCCGCGGCCGCGTCACCCCTTGGAGCTTCGCCGAGCCCAATGGATCGCTGGCGCTTGCGGGCGCGCTGGCCATCGACCAGGGTGAGCTGCTCGTCGATCTGGCGCTGGCGGGCGCCGGCGTGTGCCAGGTGTTCGACTTCATGGTCCGTCCGCACGTCGAGAGCGGCGCGCTGGTGGAGCTGTTCCCCGGGCGGAGCGCCCAGGGGCCGCTCTTGAGCGCGCTATGCCTCCCGGGCCAGCGCCGGAACGCGAAGGTCCGGGCACTGTTCGACTTCTTCGGCGCGTGCTTCCGCGAAAGGCTTTGA
- a CDS encoding DUF1641 domain-containing protein, whose amino-acid sequence MTEGTAPVARQEDPVLSAIRRLEQRLARIEDSVSRAEGLARQAVPTAATALDVLDDVARQADERGIDVDQRMRTALRLLERATQPETARMLERTLDLAETAPQTLATVADVVDGLIAKGAEAGIDVDERLRVIVRVAERLTSPGALSVAETLVGNLDAISRLLGSGILAPGPVEVVSRAGGALASAGSNGAPKTVGAWGALRSLSDPRVQRALGFALDFARRFGDSLDALDAVPALVASTEDAE is encoded by the coding sequence ATGACCGAGGGAACTGCGCCGGTAGCGCGGCAGGAGGACCCAGTGCTGTCCGCCATTCGGCGCCTCGAGCAACGCCTGGCGCGGATCGAAGACTCCGTGTCGCGGGCCGAGGGGCTCGCGCGGCAAGCCGTGCCCACCGCGGCGACGGCGCTCGACGTGCTCGACGACGTCGCCCGCCAGGCGGATGAACGGGGCATCGACGTCGACCAGCGGATGCGCACGGCGCTTCGGCTGCTCGAACGCGCGACGCAGCCAGAGACCGCGCGCATGCTCGAAAGGACCTTGGACTTGGCCGAAACGGCGCCGCAAACCCTCGCGACGGTGGCGGACGTGGTGGACGGGTTGATCGCCAAGGGCGCCGAGGCGGGCATCGACGTGGACGAGCGCCTACGGGTGATCGTGCGCGTGGCGGAACGCCTCACCTCTCCCGGCGCCCTCAGCGTGGCGGAGACGTTGGTTGGAAACCTCGACGCCATCTCGCGGCTGCTTGGCTCTGGCATCTTGGCCCCGGGCCCCGTGGAGGTGGTGAGCCGCGCGGGCGGAGCGCTGGCCAGCGCCGGATCCAACGGTGCGCCGAAGACGGTGGGTGCCTGGGGCGCGCTGCGCTCCCTCAGTGACCCCCGGGTGCAGCGCGCCTTGGGGTTCGCCCTGGATTTCGCCCGGCGCTTCGGTGATTCGCTGGACGCCCTGGACGCCGTTCCTGCCCTCGTGGCCTCCACTGAAGACGCGGAGTGA
- a CDS encoding NAD(P)/FAD-dependent oxidoreductase codes for MQNHHSILIVGGGAGGISVAARLMNQPNPPDVALIEPSKRHYYQPLWTLVGAGVFDKETTARPQEDYVPDGVKWLQTKVKEFLPDENAVVTEDGERHSYDQLVVAVGMQLNWSQVEGLEGNVGKNGIVSNYSFRTVDSTWEVLRSFKGGNAIFTFPATPIKCAGAPQKIMYLADDILRRNGVREKSKVIYAAASAGIFGVQKYARALNKIVERREIETHFRHDLVAIDAKKKTATFRHLDSDKTLSLDYEVIHVVPPQSAPDVVKKSKLANAEGWVEVHKHTLQHVRYPNVFALGDASSLPTSRTGAAVRKQAPVLTENLLSFRSKQKLAASYDGYASCPLITGFGKLILAEFDYDGKPAETFPFDQAQERYSMYALKAYGLPEAYWNGMLRGRM; via the coding sequence ATGCAAAACCACCATTCAATCCTGATCGTGGGCGGTGGCGCCGGCGGCATCTCCGTGGCCGCGCGTCTGATGAACCAGCCGAACCCGCCGGACGTGGCGCTCATCGAGCCGTCCAAGCGGCACTACTACCAGCCGCTGTGGACGTTGGTGGGGGCCGGTGTGTTCGACAAGGAGACGACGGCGCGGCCACAGGAAGACTATGTGCCCGACGGCGTGAAGTGGCTCCAGACGAAGGTGAAGGAATTCTTGCCGGACGAAAACGCCGTCGTCACCGAGGACGGCGAGCGCCACAGCTACGACCAACTGGTGGTGGCGGTGGGCATGCAGCTCAACTGGAGCCAGGTGGAAGGGCTCGAGGGGAATGTCGGCAAGAACGGCATCGTCAGCAACTACAGCTTCCGCACGGTGGACAGCACCTGGGAGGTGCTCCGCAGCTTCAAGGGCGGCAACGCGATTTTCACGTTTCCCGCCACGCCCATCAAGTGCGCGGGCGCTCCGCAGAAGATCATGTATCTGGCGGACGACATCTTGCGCAGGAACGGCGTGCGGGAAAAATCCAAGGTGATCTACGCCGCCGCGAGCGCGGGCATTTTCGGTGTCCAGAAGTACGCCCGCGCGCTGAACAAGATCGTGGAGCGCCGCGAGATCGAGACCCACTTTCGGCACGATCTGGTGGCGATTGACGCAAAGAAGAAGACGGCCACGTTCCGTCATCTCGACAGCGACAAGACGCTCTCGCTCGACTACGAAGTGATTCACGTCGTGCCGCCGCAGAGCGCGCCGGACGTGGTCAAGAAGAGCAAGCTCGCCAACGCCGAGGGCTGGGTCGAGGTGCACAAGCACACCCTGCAGCACGTGCGCTACCCGAACGTGTTCGCGCTGGGGGACGCCAGCAGCCTGCCGACCTCCCGCACGGGCGCTGCGGTGCGCAAGCAGGCGCCGGTGCTCACCGAGAACCTACTGAGCTTTCGCTCCAAGCAGAAGCTCGCCGCGAGCTACGACGGCTACGCTTCGTGTCCGCTGATCACCGGCTTCGGCAAGCTGATCTTGGCGGAGTTCGACTACGACGGAAAGCCGGCAGAGACGTTCCCGTTCGATCAGGCGCAGGAGCGCTACAGCATGTACGCCCTGAAGGCCTACGGTTTGCCCGAGGCGTACTGGAACGGGATGCTACGCGGACGGATGTGA